Proteins from a genomic interval of Diaminobutyricimonas aerilata:
- a CDS encoding Ku protein yields the protein MRSIWKGAITFGLVNVPVKVYSATEDHDVKLHQVHDKDGGRIRYQRKCEICGKVIPFEHIDKAYDDGDRTVVITDDDLQALPSERSREIDVVEFVPSEQIDPIMFDKPYFLEPDSKSSKAYVLLRRTLEQTDRTAIVKFALRQKTRLAALRVRDDVLVIQTLLWDDEVREASFPALDEKVTISDRELKMSAALVKEFEADFEPEKFTDEYQEQLRELIEAKLEKGDALDTEATFGAPEEPEEGGEVLDLMEALRRSVERSRGGKDEEEAPKKKPASKGKKAG from the coding sequence ATGCGATCGATCTGGAAGGGCGCGATCACCTTCGGCCTCGTGAACGTGCCGGTCAAGGTGTACAGCGCGACGGAGGATCACGACGTGAAGCTGCACCAGGTGCACGACAAGGACGGCGGGCGCATCCGGTATCAGCGCAAGTGCGAGATCTGCGGCAAGGTCATCCCGTTCGAGCACATCGACAAGGCCTACGACGACGGCGACCGCACGGTGGTGATCACCGACGACGACCTGCAGGCGCTGCCCTCCGAGCGCAGCCGCGAGATCGACGTCGTCGAGTTCGTGCCGAGCGAGCAGATCGATCCGATCATGTTCGACAAGCCGTACTTCCTCGAACCGGACTCGAAGTCGTCGAAGGCGTACGTGCTGTTGCGGCGCACGCTCGAGCAGACCGACCGCACGGCGATCGTGAAGTTCGCGTTGCGGCAGAAGACCCGGCTGGCCGCGCTGCGGGTGCGCGACGACGTGCTCGTCATCCAGACGCTGCTGTGGGACGACGAGGTGCGGGAGGCGAGCTTCCCCGCGCTCGACGAGAAGGTCACGATCAGCGACCGGGAGCTGAAGATGTCGGCGGCGCTCGTGAAGGAGTTCGAGGCCGACTTCGAGCCGGAGAAGTTCACGGACGAGTACCAGGAGCAGTTGCGCGAACTCATCGAGGCGAAGCTCGAGAAGGGTGACGCGCTCGACACCGAGGCCACCTTCGGCGCTCCCGAGGAACCCGAGGAGGGCGGCGAGGTGCTCGACCTCATGGAGGCGCTGCGGCGTTCCGTCGAGCGCAGCCGCGGGGGCAAGGACGAGGAAGAGGCTCCCAAGAAGAAGCCCGCGTCGAAGGGCAAGAAGGCGGGCTGA
- a CDS encoding ATP-dependent DNA ligase, translated as MARAGSGGRGTEQYVSVDQHRIRLTNLEKVVYPETGTTKADVFDYYARVADALIPHAQDRPATRKRWVDGVGTAEHPGQVFFQKNLDEGTPEWVQRRDIQHSEGPKSYPLVNDRATLIWLAQIASLEIHVPQWRFGRTGVRKNPDRLVLDLDPGEGTGLAECAEVARLARRILTGMGLDPYPVTSGSKGIHLYAAIDGSQTSDEISAVAHELARALEADHPDLVVSDMKKTLRTGKVLVDWSQNNGSKTTIVPYSLRGRPHPTVAAPRTWEELDDPELEHLDYREVLARLEAAPDPLAPLSAGHLASLEPTREHMASFDSTPAARDRLATYRSMRDAAKTPEPVPEAPPGPGGGNSFVIQEHHASRLHWDFRLEHDGVLVSWALPRGVPTDPKKNHLAVQTEDHPLEYGTFEGTIPEAEYGGGVVTIWDAGTYELEKWREGEEVIATLHGEKHGSHKYALIRTRGRDGRDENNWLIHLMRSEHDPGEEPAAEEGAERTAGSSLRRERGRRVVGGRTSSPAPVKPMLATLGEEDGLDDSTEWAFEMKWDGIRAIAQVTPRGLSLHTRNGNEVTTAYPELVELLDAVTGPVVLDGEIVALDARGRPSFSKLQNRMNLTKTPDIERAMRDHPVHYFVFDVLELDGGSLARRPYTERRQALERALHETERVRVPPAFDGDLASALRASRELGLEGVMAKDVDSTYTLGRRSSRWVKIKHHLTQEVVIAGWRPGEGRRTGAVGALLMGVPDGDGLRYVGKVGTGFRERELDELVTRFARMERKTTPFIDVPAADARGAHWITPRLVGEVEFGEWTPTGRLRQPSWRGWRPDKSPEDVVVESP; from the coding sequence ATGGCACGCGCAGGATCGGGTGGGCGAGGCACCGAGCAGTACGTCTCCGTCGACCAGCACCGCATCCGGCTCACCAATCTCGAGAAGGTCGTCTACCCCGAGACCGGCACCACCAAGGCCGACGTGTTCGACTACTACGCCCGCGTCGCCGACGCGCTCATCCCGCACGCGCAGGACCGTCCGGCGACACGCAAGCGGTGGGTGGACGGCGTCGGCACGGCCGAGCACCCGGGTCAGGTGTTCTTCCAGAAGAACCTCGACGAAGGCACGCCGGAGTGGGTGCAGCGGCGCGACATCCAGCACTCCGAGGGCCCCAAGTCGTACCCCCTGGTGAACGACCGGGCGACGCTCATCTGGCTCGCCCAGATCGCCTCGCTCGAGATCCACGTGCCCCAGTGGCGCTTCGGGCGCACCGGGGTGCGCAAGAACCCCGACCGGTTGGTGCTCGACCTCGACCCGGGCGAGGGGACCGGGCTCGCCGAGTGCGCCGAGGTCGCCCGGCTCGCGCGGCGCATCCTCACCGGCATGGGTCTCGACCCGTATCCGGTGACGAGCGGCAGCAAGGGGATCCACCTCTACGCCGCGATCGACGGCTCGCAGACGAGCGACGAGATCTCGGCGGTCGCCCACGAGCTCGCGCGCGCACTCGAGGCGGACCACCCCGACCTCGTCGTGAGCGACATGAAGAAGACCCTGCGCACCGGCAAGGTGCTCGTGGACTGGAGCCAGAACAACGGCAGCAAGACCACGATCGTGCCGTACTCCCTGCGCGGCCGGCCGCATCCGACCGTCGCCGCCCCCCGCACCTGGGAGGAGCTCGACGACCCGGAGCTCGAGCACCTGGACTACCGCGAGGTGCTCGCCCGGCTCGAGGCCGCGCCGGACCCGCTCGCTCCGCTCTCGGCGGGGCACCTCGCCTCGCTCGAACCGACGCGTGAGCACATGGCGAGCTTCGACTCGACGCCCGCCGCCCGCGACCGGCTCGCCACGTACCGCAGCATGCGCGACGCCGCGAAGACGCCGGAACCCGTGCCCGAGGCACCGCCCGGGCCCGGCGGCGGCAACAGCTTCGTCATCCAGGAACACCACGCGAGCCGACTGCACTGGGATTTCCGGCTCGAGCACGACGGTGTGCTCGTGAGCTGGGCGCTCCCCCGCGGCGTGCCGACCGACCCGAAGAAGAACCATCTCGCCGTGCAGACCGAGGATCATCCCCTCGAATACGGCACGTTCGAAGGCACCATCCCCGAGGCCGAGTACGGGGGCGGCGTCGTCACGATCTGGGACGCGGGCACGTACGAGCTGGAGAAGTGGCGCGAGGGCGAGGAGGTCATCGCGACGCTGCACGGCGAGAAGCACGGCTCGCACAAGTACGCCCTCATCCGCACCCGTGGTCGCGACGGCCGGGACGAGAACAACTGGCTCATCCACCTCATGCGCTCCGAACACGATCCCGGCGAGGAACCGGCGGCGGAGGAGGGCGCCGAACGCACCGCGGGGTCGAGCCTCCGCCGAGAGCGGGGACGCCGGGTGGTCGGCGGTCGCACCTCGTCACCGGCGCCGGTCAAGCCGATGCTCGCGACCCTCGGCGAGGAGGACGGACTCGACGACTCCACCGAGTGGGCGTTCGAGATGAAGTGGGACGGCATCCGGGCGATCGCCCAGGTCACCCCGCGCGGCCTCTCGCTGCACACGCGCAACGGCAACGAGGTGACCACCGCGTATCCCGAGCTCGTCGAGCTGCTCGACGCCGTCACGGGACCCGTCGTGCTCGACGGCGAGATCGTCGCCCTCGACGCGCGGGGACGCCCGAGCTTCTCCAAGCTGCAGAACCGCATGAACCTCACGAAGACGCCGGACATCGAGCGGGCGATGCGCGATCATCCGGTGCACTACTTCGTGTTCGACGTGCTCGAACTCGACGGCGGGAGCCTCGCGCGGCGGCCCTACACGGAGCGGCGCCAGGCGCTCGAACGTGCTTTGCACGAGACCGAGCGCGTGCGGGTCCCCCCGGCCTTCGACGGCGACCTCGCCTCGGCGCTGCGGGCGAGCCGCGAACTCGGCCTCGAGGGCGTGATGGCGAAGGACGTCGACAGCACCTATACACTCGGGCGCCGCTCGTCGCGGTGGGTGAAGATCAAGCACCACCTCACCCAGGAGGTCGTGATCGCCGGGTGGCGTCCCGGCGAGGGACGACGCACCGGGGCAGTCGGGGCGCTGCTCATGGGTGTACCCGACGGCGACGGGCTGCGCTACGTCGGGAAGGTGGGCACGGGATTCCGCGAGCGCGAGCTCGACGAACTCGTCACCCGTTTCGCACGCATGGAACGCAAGACCACCCCGTTCATCGACGTGCCGGCGGCGGATGCGCGCGGGGCGCACTGGATCACGCCGCGTCTGGTCGGCGAGGTGGAGTTCGGGGAGTGGACCCCGACCGGCCGCCTCCGCCAACCGAGCTGGCGCGGGTGGCGCCCCGACAAGTCGCCGGAGGACGTCGTGGTGGAGAGCCCGTGA
- a CDS encoding SDR family oxidoreductase: MSDPAPDPRTEHHDEGFGKQKQDSQPGHTQEMDPAPDHGEESYVGHGRLEGRRALITGGDSGIGRAVAIAYAREGADVAIVYLPEEQEDAEQVGQWIEKAGRKAVLIPGDVRDEQFCADSVQRTVDELGGLDILVLNAGYQQARDGIDSIETEEFDRVFKTNLYGLIWTARAAVPHLSEGSSIITTSSIQATSPSPDLFDYAMTKAAQVSFTQSMAQALGEKGIRVNAVAPGPIWTPLIPATDWPEKTESFGQDTPLGRAGQPAELASAYVFLADAASSYVSGAVVPVTGGKPF; encoded by the coding sequence CACCACGACGAGGGTTTCGGAAAGCAGAAGCAGGACAGTCAGCCCGGTCACACGCAGGAGATGGATCCGGCTCCCGATCACGGCGAGGAGAGCTACGTCGGACACGGCCGCCTCGAGGGCCGCCGCGCGCTCATCACCGGAGGCGACTCCGGCATCGGCCGCGCCGTCGCGATCGCCTACGCCCGCGAGGGTGCCGACGTCGCGATCGTCTATCTGCCCGAAGAGCAGGAGGACGCCGAACAGGTCGGTCAGTGGATCGAGAAGGCCGGCCGCAAGGCGGTGCTCATCCCCGGCGACGTGCGCGACGAGCAGTTCTGCGCCGACTCGGTGCAGCGCACCGTCGACGAGCTCGGCGGACTCGACATCCTCGTGCTCAACGCCGGGTACCAGCAGGCGCGCGACGGGATCGACTCGATCGAGACCGAGGAGTTCGACCGCGTCTTCAAGACGAACCTGTACGGGCTCATCTGGACCGCGCGCGCCGCGGTGCCGCACCTGAGCGAGGGCTCCTCCATCATCACGACGTCGTCGATCCAGGCGACGAGCCCGTCGCCCGATCTGTTCGACTACGCGATGACGAAGGCCGCGCAGGTGTCGTTCACCCAGTCGATGGCGCAGGCCCTCGGCGAGAAGGGCATCCGGGTCAACGCCGTCGCCCCCGGACCGATCTGGACGCCGCTCATCCCGGCGACCGACTGGCCCGAGAAGACCGAGTCCTTCGGGCAGGACACCCCGCTCGGCCGGGCCGGGCAGCCCGCCGAACTGGCGTCCGCGTACGTGTTCCTCGCCGACGCCGCCTCGTCGTACGTCTCCGGCGCCGTCGTGCCCGTCACGGGAGGGAAGCCGTTTTGA
- a CDS encoding glycosyltransferase family 2 protein translates to MTRVTLVIPVRDDAELLRRCLADVARQSRPIDELIVVDNASDDDSADVARAAGATVLTERVAGIWPAAARGFDAATGDVIARCDADCRLPSDWVERLVAALDARPDAVAVTGPGVFYDLAGVPRLLADVFYMRAYFWSMHGALAGTPLFGSNMGIRRATWRAVRDRVHRDDPEVHDDMDLSLCLDPRWRVVYDRRLRTGISGRPFRSLPAMIRRGRRAVHTLARNWPEQSPWRRWRIRVEDRLDRRRGLRSDVRPTAALRRPREDGA, encoded by the coding sequence GTGACCCGCGTCACGCTCGTCATCCCGGTGAGGGACGACGCCGAGCTGCTGCGCCGCTGTCTCGCCGACGTGGCCCGGCAGTCCCGGCCGATCGACGAACTCATCGTCGTCGACAACGCGAGCGACGACGACTCGGCCGACGTCGCGCGTGCGGCCGGTGCCACCGTGCTCACCGAGCGGGTCGCCGGCATCTGGCCCGCGGCGGCGCGGGGGTTCGACGCCGCGACGGGCGATGTCATCGCACGCTGCGATGCCGACTGCCGGTTGCCGTCGGACTGGGTCGAGCGCCTCGTCGCGGCGCTCGACGCCCGCCCGGACGCCGTCGCGGTCACCGGGCCCGGGGTGTTCTACGACCTCGCCGGCGTGCCGCGGCTGCTCGCCGACGTGTTCTACATGCGGGCCTACTTCTGGTCGATGCACGGCGCGCTCGCCGGCACGCCCCTGTTCGGTTCGAACATGGGCATCCGGCGGGCCACCTGGCGGGCGGTGCGCGATCGCGTGCACCGCGACGACCCGGAGGTGCACGACGACATGGACCTCAGCCTGTGCCTCGATCCACGATGGAGGGTCGTCTACGACCGTCGGCTGCGCACCGGCATCTCGGGTCGGCCCTTCCGGTCGCTGCCGGCGATGATCCGGCGCGGACGCCGGGCCGTGCACACCCTCGCACGCAACTGGCCTGAGCAGTCGCCGTGGAGGCGGTGGAGGATCCGCGTCGAGGATCGCCTCGACCGGCGTCGCGGCCTACGCTCGGACGTGCGGCCCACCGCCGCGCTCCGACGACCACGGGAGGATGGCGCATGA
- a CDS encoding SDR family oxidoreductase, with the protein MTVQDPRNLYPRPPFRIVDGKPDPSPDHGEERYVGHGRLAGRKVLLTGGNSGIGRAAAIAMAREGADVALSYHSDEEGAREAVATIEQAGVRGFAHQADLGEESECVKLVEDAVAELGGLDTLVMVAGYQNNVPDIMDLETEQLERTFRTNAFSLFWLTKAALPHLPNGASIITTSSVQATSPSPDKVDYAATKAAIINFTKSMALQLADRGIRVNSVAPGPVWTNLQPDAADDEDLSQFGAQSPLGRPGQPAELAGAYVYLASDDASYTSGETLHVLGGESV; encoded by the coding sequence TTGACCGTCCAGGATCCGAGGAACCTGTACCCGCGGCCGCCGTTCCGCATCGTCGACGGCAAGCCCGATCCCTCGCCCGATCACGGCGAGGAGCGCTACGTCGGTCACGGCCGGCTCGCCGGCCGGAAGGTGCTGCTCACGGGCGGCAACTCCGGCATCGGCCGCGCGGCGGCGATCGCCATGGCGCGCGAGGGAGCGGACGTCGCTCTGAGCTACCACTCCGATGAGGAGGGGGCTCGTGAGGCCGTCGCGACCATCGAGCAGGCGGGAGTCCGCGGTTTCGCGCACCAGGCCGACCTCGGCGAGGAGAGCGAGTGCGTGAAGCTCGTCGAGGACGCCGTGGCGGAGCTCGGGGGGCTCGACACGCTCGTCATGGTGGCCGGGTACCAGAACAACGTGCCCGACATCATGGACCTCGAGACCGAGCAGCTCGAGCGCACGTTCCGCACGAACGCGTTCTCGCTGTTCTGGCTGACGAAGGCGGCGCTGCCGCACCTGCCGAACGGTGCGAGCATCATCACCACCTCGAGCGTGCAGGCGACGAGTCCGAGCCCCGACAAGGTCGACTACGCGGCGACGAAGGCGGCGATCATCAACTTCACCAAGTCGATGGCGCTGCAGCTCGCCGACCGCGGCATCCGGGTCAACTCGGTCGCGCCGGGCCCGGTGTGGACGAACCTGCAGCCGGATGCCGCCGACGACGAGGACCTGTCGCAGTTCGGCGCCCAGTCGCCGTTGGGCCGGCCCGGTCAGCCCGCGGAACTCGCCGGCGCGTACGTGTACCTCGCGAGCGACGACGCGAGCTACACGAGCGGCGAGACGCTCCACGTGCTCGGCGGCGAATCCGTCTGA